One genomic window of Streptomyces sp. WP-1 includes the following:
- the nuoL gene encoding NADH-quinone oxidoreductase subunit L, giving the protein MEKLIALLIAAPLLGAAVLLVGGRRLDRVGHWIGTLLSTASFVIGLLLFADLLGRNAEHRTLTQHLWTWIPVEGFQADVTFRLDQLSMTFVLLITGVGSLIHLYSVGYMEHDERRRRFFGYLNLFLAAMLLLVLADNYLLLYVGWEGVGLASYLLIGFWQHKPSAATAAKKAFLVNRVGDMGLSIAIMLMFTTFGTFAFGPVFGHADGASQGKLTAIGLMLLLAACGKSAQVPLQSWLGDAMEGPTPVSALIHAATMVTAGVYLIVRSAAVFNAAPDAQLAVTVVGTVTLLFGAIVGCAKDDIKKALAGSTMSQIGYMVLAAGLGPIGYVFAIMHLVTHGFFKAGLFLGAGSVMHGMNDEVDMRKFGGLRKYMPITFVTFGLGYLAIIGFPGLSGFFSKDKIIEAAFAKGGTEGWILGGAALVGAAITAFYMTRVMLMTFFGEERWRDRATRSPEAPSAEPAAEHRGEHAEPHPHESPAVMTIPMIVLAVGSVLGGAFFSIGDRFLKWLEPVTGHSEGHSPVSAGEVTIATMVCLVIGVGIAWAQYGRGSVPVVAPRGSLLTRAARRDLLQDDFNHVVLVRGGEHLTRSLVYLDHSLVDGVVNGTAAGFGGLSGRLRRLQNGFARSYAVSMFGGAALLVAATLLMRAV; this is encoded by the coding sequence GTGGAGAAACTGATCGCGCTGCTCATCGCGGCGCCCCTGCTCGGAGCGGCCGTCCTGCTGGTCGGCGGCCGGCGCCTGGACCGCGTCGGCCACTGGATCGGCACCCTGCTGTCGACCGCGTCCTTCGTCATCGGCCTGCTCCTCTTCGCCGATCTGCTCGGCAGGAACGCGGAACACCGCACGCTGACCCAGCACCTGTGGACCTGGATCCCGGTCGAGGGCTTCCAGGCGGACGTCACCTTCCGCCTCGACCAGCTGTCGATGACCTTCGTCCTGCTGATCACCGGCGTCGGCTCGCTGATCCACCTGTACTCGGTCGGGTACATGGAGCACGACGAGCGCCGCCGCCGCTTCTTCGGTTATCTGAACCTGTTCCTCGCGGCGATGCTGCTGCTCGTCCTCGCCGACAACTACCTGCTGCTGTACGTCGGCTGGGAGGGCGTCGGTCTCGCCTCCTACCTGCTGATCGGCTTCTGGCAGCACAAGCCCAGCGCCGCCACGGCCGCCAAGAAGGCGTTCCTGGTCAACCGCGTCGGCGACATGGGCCTGTCGATCGCGATCATGCTGATGTTCACCACCTTCGGCACCTTCGCCTTCGGCCCGGTCTTCGGCCATGCCGACGGCGCCTCCCAGGGCAAGCTCACCGCGATCGGCCTGATGCTGCTGCTCGCCGCGTGCGGCAAGTCCGCCCAGGTGCCGCTCCAGTCCTGGCTCGGTGACGCGATGGAGGGCCCGACCCCGGTCTCGGCCCTGATCCACGCGGCGACCATGGTGACCGCGGGCGTCTATCTGATCGTCCGCTCGGCGGCCGTCTTCAACGCGGCGCCGGACGCCCAGCTCGCCGTCACCGTGGTGGGCACGGTCACGCTGCTCTTCGGTGCGATCGTCGGTTGCGCCAAGGACGACATCAAGAAGGCGCTGGCCGGTTCGACCATGTCGCAGATCGGCTACATGGTGCTCGCCGCGGGCCTCGGCCCCATCGGCTACGTCTTCGCGATCATGCACCTGGTCACCCACGGCTTCTTCAAGGCCGGGCTGTTCCTCGGCGCGGGCTCCGTGATGCACGGCATGAACGACGAGGTCGACATGCGCAAGTTCGGCGGTCTGCGGAAGTACATGCCGATCACCTTCGTCACGTTCGGCCTCGGCTACCTCGCCATCATCGGCTTCCCGGGCCTGTCCGGCTTCTTCTCCAAGGACAAGATCATCGAGGCGGCCTTCGCCAAGGGCGGCACCGAGGGCTGGATCCTCGGCGGCGCGGCCCTGGTGGGCGCGGCCATCACCGCGTTCTACATGACGCGCGTGATGCTGATGACGTTCTTCGGCGAGGAGCGCTGGCGCGACCGGGCGACGCGTTCACCCGAGGCCCCGAGCGCCGAGCCCGCCGCCGAGCACCGCGGCGAGCACGCCGAGCCGCATCCGCACGAGTCCCCGGCCGTCATGACGATCCCGATGATCGTGCTGGCCGTCGGCTCGGTCCTCGGCGGTGCCTTCTTCAGCATCGGCGACCGCTTCCTCAAGTGGCTGGAGCCGGTCACCGGCCACAGCGAGGGCCACTCCCCGGTCAGTGCCGGGGAGGTCACGATCGCCACGATGGTCTGCCTGGTCATCGGCGTGGGCATCGCCTGGGCGCAGTACGGCCGGGGGTCCGTCCCGGTCGTCGCCCCGCGCGGCTCGCTGCTCACCCGGGCGGCCCGCCGCGACCTCCTCCAGGACGACTTCAACCATGTGGTCCTGGTGCGCGGCGGCGAACACCTCACGCGTTCCCTGGTCTACCTCGACCACAGCCTGGTCGACGGGGTCGTCAACGGTACGGCGGCCGGCTTCGGCGGGCTGTCCGGGCGGCTGCGCCGGCTCCAGAACGGCTTCGCCCGCTCCTACGCGGTCTCGATGTTCGGCGGCGCGGCACTCCTGGTCGCCGCGACCCTGCTGATGAGGGCGGTCTGA
- the nuoK gene encoding NADH-quinone oxidoreductase subunit NuoK translates to MNPVNYLYLAALLFTIGATGVLIRRNAIVVFMCVELMLNACNLAFVTFSRLHGNLDGQVIAFFTMVVAAAEVVVGLAIIVSLFRARHSASVDDASLMKL, encoded by the coding sequence GTGAACCCGGTCAACTATCTGTACCTCGCGGCCCTGTTGTTCACGATCGGCGCCACCGGCGTACTGATCCGGCGCAACGCCATCGTGGTCTTCATGTGCGTCGAACTGATGCTGAACGCCTGCAACCTCGCGTTCGTCACCTTCTCCCGGCTGCACGGCAACCTCGACGGCCAGGTCATCGCCTTCTTCACGATGGTCGTGGCCGCCGCGGAGGTCGTGGTGGGCCTCGCGATCATCGTGTCGCTGTTCCGTGCCCGCCACTCGGCCTCGGTCGACGACGCCAGCCTGATGAAGCTGTAA
- a CDS encoding NADH-quinone oxidoreductase subunit J — protein sequence MSAQLAAYTTSTGEAFQFWVLGTVAVIGALCTVFMRKAVHSALSLAGTMIVLAVFYLANGAYFLGVVQIVVYTGAIMMLFLFVVMLVGVTAADSLKETIRGQRWLALLCGAGFGVLLLAGIANASLKDFAGTGQANANGNVEGLAALIFTKYVFAFEITGALLITAAVGAMVLTHRERTERAKTQRELAEQRVREGKHVPPLPAPGVYARHNAVDIAGLLPDGTPSELTVSKTLRERGQIRDVSTQAINDLRALEQRSEERLERTPTEPETFKRPEEASK from the coding sequence ATGAGCGCGCAGCTCGCCGCCTATACGACCTCCACGGGTGAGGCCTTCCAGTTCTGGGTCCTCGGCACCGTCGCGGTGATCGGCGCCCTGTGCACCGTCTTCATGAGGAAGGCCGTGCACAGCGCGCTCAGCCTCGCCGGGACCATGATCGTCCTGGCGGTGTTCTACCTCGCCAACGGCGCCTACTTCCTGGGCGTCGTACAGATCGTCGTCTACACCGGCGCGATCATGATGCTGTTCCTGTTCGTGGTGATGCTCGTCGGCGTCACGGCCGCGGACTCGCTGAAGGAGACCATCAGGGGCCAGCGCTGGCTGGCCCTGCTGTGCGGGGCCGGCTTCGGCGTGCTGCTGCTCGCCGGGATCGCCAACGCCTCCCTGAAGGACTTCGCGGGCACCGGCCAGGCGAACGCCAACGGCAATGTGGAGGGTCTCGCCGCCCTCATCTTCACCAAGTACGTCTTCGCCTTCGAGATCACCGGCGCCCTGCTGATCACGGCCGCCGTCGGCGCCATGGTGCTCACCCACCGCGAGCGCACCGAGCGCGCCAAGACCCAGCGCGAGCTGGCCGAACAGCGGGTCCGCGAGGGCAAGCACGTGCCGCCGCTGCCCGCCCCGGGTGTCTACGCCCGGCACAACGCGGTGGACATCGCCGGTCTGCTCCCCGACGGCACCCCCTCCGAGCTGACCGTCAGCAAGACGCTGCGCGAACGCGGCCAGATCCGGGACGTGTCCACGCAGGCCATCAACGATCTGCGGGCGCTGGAACAGCGCTCCGAGGAGCGCCTGGAGCGGACGCCGACCGAACCGGAGACGTTCAAGCGGCCCGAGGAGGCGTCGAAGTGA